Proteins found in one Ovis aries strain OAR_USU_Benz2616 breed Rambouillet chromosome 19, ARS-UI_Ramb_v3.0, whole genome shotgun sequence genomic segment:
- the LOC101123281 gene encoding ankyrin repeat and BTB/POZ domain-containing protein 1 isoform X9: MLDTKWKGKSTVVLRHPLINPVAFGALLQYLYTGCLDVGVEHVSDCERLARQCQLWGLLGALEAKLASKPGVCMKVLTVEPPQADPQLREDLALLADCALPPELRGDLGELPFPCAGLSSCPDVCFRVGGYDFLCHKAFFCGRSEYFRALLDDHFQESEQLEASGGLPAVTLHSVSPEVFTHVLYHVYSDHTELPPELAYDVLSVADMYLLPGLKQLCGRSLAQLLDEDSVVGVWRVAKLFGLARLEDQCTKYMARVIEKLVHQEDFVEAVREEAAAVAGRQETDSIPLVDDIRFHMGSLVQTRHAMEQAAQRLRVLEELLVSIGLDC; the protein is encoded by the exons ATGCTCGACACCAAGTGGAAGGGCAAGAGCACGGTGGTCCTCAGGCACCCCCTG ATCAACCCCGTGGCCTTCGGGGCGCTGTTGCAGTACCTGTACACAG GTTGCCTGGACGTCGGCGTGGAGCATGTCAGTGACTGTGAGCGCCTGGCCCGGCAGTGCCAGCTGTGGGGCCTGCTTGGTGCCCTGGAGGCCAAGT TGGCCTCCAAGCCGGGTGTGTGCATGAAGGTGCTGACTGTCGAGCCCCCCCAGGCGGACCCCCAGCTGCGGGAGGACCTGGCCCTGCTCGCTGACTGCGCCCTGCCCCCTGAGCTCCGG GGCGACCTCGGGGAGCTGCCCTTCCCCTGCGCCGGCCTTAGCAGCTGCCCCGACGTGTGCTTCCGCGTGGGCGGCTACGACTTCCTCTGCCACAAG GCCTTCTTCTGTGGCCGCAGCGAGTACTTCCGGGCCCTGCTGGACGACCACTTCCAGGAGAGCGAGCAGCTGGAGGCCTCGGGCGGCCTCCCGGCCGTCACCCTGCACAGCGTCTCGCCTGAGGTCTTCACACACGTGCTGTACCATGTATACAGCGACCACACCGAG CTGCCGCCAGAGTTGGCCTACGACGTGCTGAGCGTGGCCGACATGTACCTGCTGCCAGGCCTGAAGCAGCTGTGTGGCCGCAGCCTGGCCCAGCTGCTGGATGAGGACAGTGTGGTGGGGGTGTGGCGTGTGGCCAAGCTGTTCGGCCTGGCGCGCCTGGAGGACCAGTGCACCAAGTACATGGCCAGGGTCATCGAGAAG CTGGTGCATCAGGAGGACTTCGTGGAGGCCGTGCGGGAGGAGGCCGCAGCTGTGGCTGGCCGGCAGGAGACGGACTCCATCCCACTGGTGGACGACATCCGATTCCACATGGGCAGCCTGGTGCAGACCCGCCACGCCATGGAGCAGGCCGCACAGCGCCTGCGGGTGCTGGAGGAGCTGCTGGTGTCCATCGGCCTGGACTGCTGA
- the LOC101123281 gene encoding ankyrin repeat and BTB/POZ domain-containing protein 1 isoform X8, with product MDTCELFSSCRKGDVGRVRYYACLCGHEELVLYLLANGARCEANTFDGERCLYGAQSDAIRRALRDYRQVTASFRRRDLYYSFLLRLLEQGLHSDVAFVVHGKSFRAHRGVLGARSTYFAHMLDTKWKGKSTVVLRHPLINPVAFGALLQYLYTGCLDVGVEHVSDCERLARQCQLWGLLGALEAKLASKPGVCMKVLTVEPPQADPQLREDLALLADCALPPELRGDLGELPFPCAGLSSCPDVCFRVGGYDFLCHKAFFCGRSEYFRALLDDHFQESEQLEASGGLPAVTLHSVSPEVFTHVLYHVYSDHTELPPELAYDVLSVADMYLLPGLKQLCGRSLAQLLDEDSVVGVWRVAKLFGLARLEDQCTKYMARVIEKLVHQEDFVEAVREEAAAVAGRQETDSIPLVDDIRFHMGSLVQTRHAMEQAAQRLRVLEELLVSIGLDC from the exons ATGGACACCTGCGAGCTGTTCTCTAGCTGCAGGAAGGGGGACGTGGGCCGAGTGCG GTACTACGCCTGCCTCTGTGGGCACGAGGAGCTGGTGCTCTACCTGCTGGCCAACG GAGCCCGCTGCGAGGCCAACACCTTCGACGGTGAGCGCTGCCTCTACGGCGCGCAGAGCGACGCCATCCGCCGGGCGCTGCGTGACTATAGGCAGGTGACGGCCTCCTTCCGGCGGCGGGACCTCTACTATAGCTTCCTGCTGCG GCTCTTGGAGCAGGGCCTCCACAGCGACGTGGCCTTCGTGGTGCACGGCAAGTCCTTCCGGGCGCATCGCGGCGTTCTGGGCGCACGCAGCACCTACTTTGCCCACATGCTCGACACCAAGTGGAAGGGCAAGAGCACGGTGGTCCTCAGGCACCCCCTG ATCAACCCCGTGGCCTTCGGGGCGCTGTTGCAGTACCTGTACACAG GTTGCCTGGACGTCGGCGTGGAGCATGTCAGTGACTGTGAGCGCCTGGCCCGGCAGTGCCAGCTGTGGGGCCTGCTTGGTGCCCTGGAGGCCAAGT TGGCCTCCAAGCCGGGTGTGTGCATGAAGGTGCTGACTGTCGAGCCCCCCCAGGCGGACCCCCAGCTGCGGGAGGACCTGGCCCTGCTCGCTGACTGCGCCCTGCCCCCTGAGCTCCGG GGCGACCTCGGGGAGCTGCCCTTCCCCTGCGCCGGCCTTAGCAGCTGCCCCGACGTGTGCTTCCGCGTGGGCGGCTACGACTTCCTCTGCCACAAG GCCTTCTTCTGTGGCCGCAGCGAGTACTTCCGGGCCCTGCTGGACGACCACTTCCAGGAGAGCGAGCAGCTGGAGGCCTCGGGCGGCCTCCCGGCCGTCACCCTGCACAGCGTCTCGCCTGAGGTCTTCACACACGTGCTGTACCATGTATACAGCGACCACACCGAG CTGCCGCCAGAGTTGGCCTACGACGTGCTGAGCGTGGCCGACATGTACCTGCTGCCAGGCCTGAAGCAGCTGTGTGGCCGCAGCCTGGCCCAGCTGCTGGATGAGGACAGTGTGGTGGGGGTGTGGCGTGTGGCCAAGCTGTTCGGCCTGGCGCGCCTGGAGGACCAGTGCACCAAGTACATGGCCAGGGTCATCGAGAAG CTGGTGCATCAGGAGGACTTCGTGGAGGCCGTGCGGGAGGAGGCCGCAGCTGTGGCTGGCCGGCAGGAGACGGACTCCATCCCACTGGTGGACGACATCCGATTCCACATGGGCAGCCTGGTGCAGACCCGCCACGCCATGGAGCAGGCCGCACAGCGCCTGCGGGTGCTGGAGGAGCTGCTGGTGTCCATCGGCCTGGACTGCTGA
- the LOC101123281 gene encoding ankyrin repeat and BTB/POZ domain-containing protein 1 isoform X7, with amino-acid sequence MDTCELFSSCRKGDVGRVRYLLEQREVEVNVRDKWDSTPLYYACLCGHEELVLYLLANGARCEANTFDGERCLYGAQSDAIRRALRDYRQVTASFRRRDLYYSFLLRLLEQGLHSDVAFVVHGKSFRAHRGVLGARSTYFAHMLDTKWKGKSTVVLRHPLINPVAFGALLQYLYTGCLDVGVEHVSDCERLARQCQLWGLLGALEAKLASKPGVCMKVLTVEPPQADPQLREDLALLADCALPPELRGDLGELPFPCAGLSSCPDVCFRVGGYDFLCHKAFFCGRSEYFRALLDDHFQESEQLEASGGLPAVTLHSVSPEVFTHVLYHVYSDHTELPPELAYDVLSVADMYLLPGLKQLCGRSLAQLLDEDSVVGVWRVAKLFGLARLEDQCTKYMARVIEKLVHQEDFVEAVREEAAAVAGRQETDSIPLVDDIRFHMGSLVQTRHAMEQAAQRLRVLEELLVSIGLDC; translated from the exons ATGGACACCTGCGAGCTGTTCTCTAGCTGCAGGAAGGGGGACGTGGGCCGAGTGCG GTACCTGCTGGAGCAGCGAGAAGTGGAGGTGAACGTGCGGGACAAGTGGGATAGCACCCCCCT GTACTACGCCTGCCTCTGTGGGCACGAGGAGCTGGTGCTCTACCTGCTGGCCAACG GAGCCCGCTGCGAGGCCAACACCTTCGACGGTGAGCGCTGCCTCTACGGCGCGCAGAGCGACGCCATCCGCCGGGCGCTGCGTGACTATAGGCAGGTGACGGCCTCCTTCCGGCGGCGGGACCTCTACTATAGCTTCCTGCTGCG GCTCTTGGAGCAGGGCCTCCACAGCGACGTGGCCTTCGTGGTGCACGGCAAGTCCTTCCGGGCGCATCGCGGCGTTCTGGGCGCACGCAGCACCTACTTTGCCCACATGCTCGACACCAAGTGGAAGGGCAAGAGCACGGTGGTCCTCAGGCACCCCCTG ATCAACCCCGTGGCCTTCGGGGCGCTGTTGCAGTACCTGTACACAG GTTGCCTGGACGTCGGCGTGGAGCATGTCAGTGACTGTGAGCGCCTGGCCCGGCAGTGCCAGCTGTGGGGCCTGCTTGGTGCCCTGGAGGCCAAGT TGGCCTCCAAGCCGGGTGTGTGCATGAAGGTGCTGACTGTCGAGCCCCCCCAGGCGGACCCCCAGCTGCGGGAGGACCTGGCCCTGCTCGCTGACTGCGCCCTGCCCCCTGAGCTCCGG GGCGACCTCGGGGAGCTGCCCTTCCCCTGCGCCGGCCTTAGCAGCTGCCCCGACGTGTGCTTCCGCGTGGGCGGCTACGACTTCCTCTGCCACAAG GCCTTCTTCTGTGGCCGCAGCGAGTACTTCCGGGCCCTGCTGGACGACCACTTCCAGGAGAGCGAGCAGCTGGAGGCCTCGGGCGGCCTCCCGGCCGTCACCCTGCACAGCGTCTCGCCTGAGGTCTTCACACACGTGCTGTACCATGTATACAGCGACCACACCGAG CTGCCGCCAGAGTTGGCCTACGACGTGCTGAGCGTGGCCGACATGTACCTGCTGCCAGGCCTGAAGCAGCTGTGTGGCCGCAGCCTGGCCCAGCTGCTGGATGAGGACAGTGTGGTGGGGGTGTGGCGTGTGGCCAAGCTGTTCGGCCTGGCGCGCCTGGAGGACCAGTGCACCAAGTACATGGCCAGGGTCATCGAGAAG CTGGTGCATCAGGAGGACTTCGTGGAGGCCGTGCGGGAGGAGGCCGCAGCTGTGGCTGGCCGGCAGGAGACGGACTCCATCCCACTGGTGGACGACATCCGATTCCACATGGGCAGCCTGGTGCAGACCCGCCACGCCATGGAGCAGGCCGCACAGCGCCTGCGGGTGCTGGAGGAGCTGCTGGTGTCCATCGGCCTGGACTGCTGA